One genomic region from Yarrowia lipolytica chromosome 1C, complete sequence encodes:
- a CDS encoding uncharacterized protein (Compare to YALI0C07260g, some similarities with uniprot|Q12083 Saccharomyces cerevisiae Chromosome XVI reading frame ORF YPL164C, similar to Saccharomyces cerevisiae MLH3 (YPL164C); ancestral locus Anc_8.688) has translation MIRRIPDESRDIIAGSMYNRAEFICGLLNNSITRGARRVTISVLPQLGFTVQDNGKSMTDMRHTPAALDLLGSVAVVTVESHDQHLTLQGHVRSIKIRDGPSSSEGTLITCSSLFYNIPVKRKYALQQRDYDQVIFGVWVELLRFPSVHVTLVSSNQVKLELVPSDSIVDRCMDMLEYYKCFGRRVELGRSQDQELLFGLPEMAITGAVGARGNGVKTVQILLYNGSPTSLKRVEKCLDRFNYVLLVDSYAQEGLSQELVVLELVEEWLSSNERGHKRSKSVESVSRPRKAVRMRSEGGDVADSVVNMDQNTIVSFSGGFECAGTSRGESSTTTNTTLTRFSEFKTISQLEKRFVLILAQLKSPTLICVDQHAADERILTDKITSDLIRDAENDVSQTAEIVPLHLSLNMKHLLKHQTVLNKWGFRFEGGYLNHVPHLAREMDPYQLDMGIKEYLETLENGGSDRAVPALLQQLVASFACRNAIKFGDELTLEECHTMVENLLKTKLPFQCAHGRPSMVPLALI, from the coding sequence ATGATACGAAGAATACCCGATGAAAGCCGAGATATCATAGCAGGATCCATGTATAACCGAGCCGAGTTTATATGCGGATTACTAAACAACAGCATAACTCGAGGGGCACGTCGTGTGACCATCTCTGTGCTCCCACAGCTTGGTTTTACGGTACAAGACAATGGGAAGTCAATGACTGATATGCGCCACACACCGGCAGCTCTGGACTTATTGGGgtctgttgctgtggtGACAGTcgagtcacatgaccagcATCTTACTCTTCAAGGCCATGTGAGAAGCATAAAGATTCGCGAtggcccttcttcttcagagGGCACGCTCATAACTTGCTCTTCGCTGTTTTACAATATTCCTGTGAAACGCAAGTATGCTCTTCAACAGAGAGATTATGATCAGGTCATATTTGGCGTTTGGGTAGAGTTATTGCGGTTTCCAAGcgttcacgtgaccttgGTTTCTTCTAATCAGGTCAAGTTGGAGTTAGTCCCTTCCGATTCGATTGTTGATAGGTGCATGGATATGTTGGAGTACTACAAGTGTTTTGGCAGGAGGGTTGAGCTGGGAAGGTCACAGGATCAAGAGTTGTTGTTTGGATTGCCTGAGATGGCTATTACTGGGGCTGTTGGAGCTCGTGGCAATGGTGTCAAAACGGTTCAAATTCTTCTTTACAATGGGTCCCCTACTTCTTTGAAGCGGGTTGAGAAGTGTTTGGATCGGTTCAACTATGTTCTCTTGGTTGATTCATATGCTCAGGAAGGTCTTAGCCAGGAGTTAGTGGTGCTGGAACTGGTAGAAGAGTGGTTATCGAGCAATGAAAGAGGTCATAAGAGAAGCAAGAGTGTCGAGTCTGTTTCCAGACCCAGGAAGGCAGTCAGGATGAGAAGTGAGGGTGGGGATGTGGCCGACTCGGTTGTAAATATGGACCAGAACACCATAGTTTCTTTCTCTGGTGGGTTTGAATGTGCTGGTACCTCTAGAGGGGAGTCTTCAACAACTACTAACACAACACTGACTCGCTTCTCAGAATTCAAAACGATAAGTCAGCTGGAGAAACGGTTCGTTTTGATCCTGGCGCAACTGAAGTCTCCCACATTGATCTGCGTGGATCAGCATGCTGCTGATGAACGGATTCTGACAGACAAGATCACTTCAGATCTGATACGGGATGCCGAAAATGATGTTTCACAAACAGCTGAGATTGTGCCTCTGCATCTGTCTCTGAACATGAAACATCTTCTCAAACATCAGACTGTGCTCAACAAATGGGGCTTTCGTTTCGAAGGAGGCTACTTGAATCATGTTCCTCACTTGGCACGTGAAATGGATCCTTACCAACTAGACATGGGGATCAAGGAGTACCTAGAAACTCTGGAGAATGGAGGTTCAGATAGGGCGGTTCCTGCGTTATTACAGCAACTTGTGGCCTCATTTGCATGCCGGAACGCTATCAAATTTGGCGATGAACTGACTTTAGAGGAGTGTCACACCATGGTGGAAAACTTGCTGAAGACGAAACTCCCGTTTCAGTGTGCTCATGGCAGACCTTCCATGGTACCCTTAGCTCTGATATAA